The genomic interval TCCATGTGAAGGAGACCCATCAATATATATTGGTACTGGATACTTATTCGTCTGGAGAGAAGAGGTTCCTGAAGGCTATATTACTAATTTATCATTTGGACCTTCTCCACATTCGAGCTCATACCATCCTATCTACGAAATAAGGATACCTTTGTCAATATTTCCCCAAGATACTACTCAGGTAGGATTCACAGCAACCGCATGGGCCATAAAAATACATGGGACGAGGGAGGATATATCTTTAGCATGGCCTAGAGACTCTAATTATAAGGTACCTGATACATATGGCGAAGTAAATTTTCCCTATCCTGTCCATGAGTTTTCTTCAATAGTTTTAATTATTGTTATGACCATTGGAACTTCAATTATTTTAAGAAAAAAAATTTACGATAGTAAGGCACACAATCTTGCACTTCAGTAGACTCTCCGCAATCAGAATCCTATTGATATATTCTAACTTTTATACTGATGAGAGATTTTTTTTTAAATTATTGTGAGGTATTTTCCCAATCAAACGAAAGTCTAATTTCCATTTACTCTACAAACTTTCCCATTGACATTATGAAAAAAATAATGGATCTTACGGGGCTACTCAATGTATTGTTTGGGATTCTTTTTAAAATTCTCTTGACAATTTGTATTGCAGAAGTAGTATGTTTTACCTTCATGATCATACTTGAGATCTGCTTTAGCCTCGTCAACTTCCATTCCGCATACGGGATCTTTTACCAAATAATTTCACCTCCTAAATTTTTGGTTGAAACCTTCGCAATAGAAGCGAGTTAGTGACCACCGATATAGAGCTCAAGGCCATGGCAGCAGCGGCAAAGATCGGGTTCAACAATATTCCAAAGAACGGGTAAAGTATCCCCGCACCTACAGGAATTAAAGCAATATTGTAAAAGAATGCCCAGAATAAATTCTGTTTAATCTTACTCACGGTCTTATGGCTTAATTGAATGGAAGCGACAACATCTCTCAGATCATCCTTTATTAGGACAATTCCACCACTCTCCATCGCGATATCGCTACCACTTCCTATAGCGATACCCACATCAGCTTGAGCAAGAGCTGGTGCATCATTAATTCCATCGCCTACCATGCCGACGATTTTTCTCTCATTCTGAAGTTCCTTTATCTGGTTAACTTTTTCACCGGGTAAAACTTCAGCGATAACTCTACTTATTCCAATTTTTTTGGCGATAGCATCCGCCGTCCTTTTATTGTCGCCAGTCAGCATAATGACCTCTAATCCCATTTTTTGAAGTTGCCTAATTGCATCAATCGAGAATTCCTTAAGAGTATCCGCAACAGCTATTATCCCCGCAGCTTTCCCATCAATTGACAAGATCATTGACGTTTTACCATTTTTCTCCAGAGCAATTATCTTATTCTCAATTCCATCAATAGACACTCCCTTCTCACGTAATAATTTTCGATTACCAACCAGTATATCCTTCCCATTTATCTTGCCCATAACTCCATGACCTGGAATAACCTTAAAAGACTCTAAATCTGGAATCTTTGCATCCCTTTCCTTTGCTCCTTTCACTATCGCTTGGCCTAAAGGATGTTCAGAACCTTTTTCAATCCCAGCTGCATATTCCAAAACGTCTTCTTCACTAAAGCCTTCTAAAGCCATCACATCTGTTATTGATGGTTCTCCCTTAGTTAGGGTACCAGTCTTATCGAAAACTATAGTCGTCAATCTTCTTGCTTTCTCTAGATTCTCTCCACCTTTTATCAGTAAACCGTTTTCAGCCCCTTTGCCTGTTCCGACCATTATCGCTGTCGGTGTTGCTATACCAAGCGCACATGGGCAAGCCACTATTAATACTGCGATAAATATTGTTAAAACGAAAGTGAAGCTTTTAGAGCCTATTAAAAACCAAAGAAGTGAAGAAACAATTGCAATGAGAATAACAGCTGGAACAAAGTATGCAGAGACCCGATCTGCCAATCGTTGGCTAGGTGCAGATGATTGTTGAGCTTCTTCAACCAATCTGATTATTTTAGCTAAAGTACTATCTTGACCTAGTTTTGTCGCTTTAATTTTTATTAATCCTTCTTTGTTGATAGTAGCACCAATGACCTCACTCCCAATATCCTTCTCAACAGGAAGGCTTTCACCAGTAACCATTTTTTCATCGATAGATGCATGCCCCTCAATTATTATTCCATCTACCGGTATCTTCTCTCCAGAACGAACTATTACTATATCATCTTTTTGAACCTTCTCTACGGGCAATTCAACCTCATTACCATCACGAATGACCTTGGCCATTGTAGGCTGTAAATCCATTAACTTTCGAACAGCCTCTGAAGCTTTACCTTTTGCAATATCCTCAAGCAACTTTCCAACGAGTATCAAAGTAATTATCAATGCTGCTGTATCGAAATAAACTTCCTTTGTATGGAAAATTCCTGGTATAAAAGTGACTATTGTACTATAGATCCATGCAGCTGAAGTACCTATGGCTATTAGAGTATCCATGTTTGCTGTTTTCTTTTTTAAGGCTTCAAAAGCTCCTTTATAGAATCTCCATCCTGCAATAAATTGTACCGGAGTAGCAAAGAGGAAAAGCCACATATTGTTTGGAATTATCGGAGGCAAAATGGGAAAAAATGAAAAGATTAAAGTTGGTATGCTTAATGCTAAGCTAAATATTACAAGAATCTTGAGATTTCTCAACTCAACCTCAGGTGCTTCAAAAGTCTTCAGACAAGTTCCACTACAGAAGTAATACTTTTGACCCCGGATTTCTTTCATGAAAGGTGGATTTTTTTCATCTACATACATTCCACAAATAGGATCCTTTGCCATTTAACCTCACCTAAACTTCTCATATCTTTGACTGAATACAATTATTTTTTTGATAGTATACAGATACTTTAGAAGAGATTAATTTGATCCTTTACAAATGTAAAGTTTAATAAACTTTTAATTTCTTTTTTAAAAACAGACAACAATGAATGATGAATAATGCCTCTCAAGCTTGATTCTGTAGATGTAGCTATCCTGCGTGCCCTTTCTGAAGACGGGAGAAAATCATTGAGGCAATTAGCTAAGATCGTTAATGTCACTACACCTACGGTTCATGCTCGACTTAAGAGGATGATGAGGACTGGCCTAATATCTAGAATAGCCCCTATATATAACGTAGATAAATTGGATAAGGGGGTCGGTGCATTAATCTGGCTTAAAATTGAAGCGTCCATTGTAGCTCATGTGACTTCTGAATTCAAAAACTTAGAAGAAGTTAAAGGTATATTCTTTACTACAGGGGAAGGTAATTTACTTTTAAAGATCTTTGTAACAAGCTATGATAAAATTAAACCTATCACAGATAGAATCACATCAATTAAGGGAGTTCATTTATTATCAACTCAGATGATAACGAAAACTTTGAAAGATGAGCAGGGAATAATCATTGAACCTGATATCGGTATACTATTGAAATGCGATTATTGCAATAGCTCCATTAAAGGCCAACCTTCAACCCTAAAAACCCTCGTTGGAGATAGATTCTTCTGCTGTAACACATGCTTAACAGTCTATAAGGAAAAATACAGATCCAGAATGTGATTTTAGCATTAGAGTAAAAATTCAACGCGCGCGCTATACCCTAAATAGAATTAGGACTTCTTAATAGCGTGTTGTGCAATTTCAAGATTACATGAATTGTATTCCTTGCACCAAGCCTCACATGATTCAGCCCAAAAGGATTCCTTGTATAATAACTTACACGCTTCGCATTGATAAAATTCGTTGACTTTCCTAACCATCGTTCCAACTTTCCTATTGACATAATACTAAATTTTTTTTATTCTGAACAGAAATAATGACCTTGAAAAAAATACTCACTAATTAACGTCGAAATCGCCTTATCCATATCCTTGCTAGTAAGATTACGATTAAGAATATGATTGATGATAAGAACACCTTAGCATAAAATCTACCTTTGAAGTTCAAATCAAATAGGATTGATACAAAGTCAACATAGATATCGTATATAACAAAAACAATAAAACCAAGCATGGCGCCTAAAAAAGCAAAATAAACATCTCTTCGAAAAGACACGTCTCTAGACAAAATAATCAGCTCCGTTTATTAAAAATTATTTTCTTGAAATTCTTCTTTATTCATCTCAATATGCTTTTTGCCATTGGTTCATGGACTTAAGTACGTGCTATAAATTATTATAGTATGTATTGTATGGCATAGGTTAATACGCCTCACCAAATAGCATGCGTCTCTTTCCTCTTCTAATAATCAGAGCTACTGATAAGATAATTAAAAAAATAATTATGGCTCCAATTATGTTGAGTTGACCTGTGGGTATTTGTGTAGCAACAGCCTTTGTGGTTGTAGGAGCTTCTTCTGGAGGCTCAGTAATAGTTGGTGCGGTTGTTGGTGTTACTTCATTTTTCTCTGTCGGATATCCTGCTTCTATCCAATCGCGCATTCCCCCCTCATAATTAGCTACATTCGTATAGCCCAAATCAACAAGTATTTCCGCAAGAAAAGCACTTGTAGAACAGTATTTACTACTGCAATAAACAATTATCTCTTTATTCTTATCTGGGATAATGATCTCAGCCCTATCTTTAGCCTCATTGACAGGAAGAGATATAGCTCCTATTATATGCTCTTTTTCGTAGCTTTTTAAGATGCGTGCATCGAATAGAACAAAATCTTCATTTTTATCGATCTTTTTCTTTAAAGCATCTCTATCAACTATCCTTACTTCTTCAATATTATCGTTTTCCGCATCACTATCAGCGTGTACAAATATAATATTCCTAAAGTCTGCTTCAATTGAAATCATAAAGCATAGAGAGAATATGATAAGCAAAACCTTAACTTTATCCAAAGACATTTTCGATTGAATCTCCTCTAGTTTCTATTCGGAAAACACTAGCTATCTACTTATTTCGATAGATTATTAGCACAATTGGAAGAGCTATTGCAATATACATTAAATGAATGATAACTCTAGCCCACTCAGCGCTTACTGTATATCCAAACATAACTGCGAATATGGATCCTACAATTCCTTTATGATGGAAAAGGCTTTCTGAAGATATATCTAAGGCATACGCGGATTCACCGATCCAGCTTAATTCCATTCCGCTGAGTTCTGAATATTCTATAAGTTCATGCACTCCATAACCTGCCAATCCCCCAGCAAGAAGCACTAATAATATACTGGTGAAATAGAAGAACCTCTGAATATTTATCCTCATTCCGGTAATGAATATTATGTAAGCGAGTATGAGTGCCAGAAGAGCTCCCAGAAAGGATCCAACAAGTGTAGCAATTGGTTCATTTACCAAAAATGGTAAGAGAAATAGCACACTTTCGACACCTTCTCTAAATACTAGTACAAAAGCTAAAAATATTAATCCAAGAATCGTTTTATGGGTTGCAACGACCTCAACTCTTTTCTGAATCTCAGCCCTAATCAATTTTCTTTTTGTGGCCATCCAAAAAATCATGTATGATAAAACAGCTACAGCTAGCCAAGCAGCTACACCCTCAAATAATGTTTGAGTCTGCTTTGATAGTGATCCGTAGACCAACCAAGCAAGAGAGCCTATTATCAAGCTTACGATTATAGCTATTCCAACGCCATACCATACATATTTGGATAAATTATGCCTCCTTGTTCTAGCAAGATACGCAAGTATTATAGATATTATAAATGCTGCTTCAAATCCTTCCCTTAATATGATAAGAAATTGTCCTAACATCAATTTCACCCGCAAAAGATGATATCCATTTTGTTGTAATCATAGCGAGCCGCTATTCTTATAATTAGGTAATCCT from Candidatus Bathyarchaeota archaeon carries:
- a CDS encoding YHS domain-containing protein, producing the protein MVKDPVCGMEVDEAKADLKYDHEGKTYYFCNTNCQENFKKNPKQYIE
- a CDS encoding heavy metal translocating P-type ATPase, producing MAKDPICGMYVDEKNPPFMKEIRGQKYYFCSGTCLKTFEAPEVELRNLKILVIFSLALSIPTLIFSFFPILPPIIPNNMWLFLFATPVQFIAGWRFYKGAFEALKKKTANMDTLIAIGTSAAWIYSTIVTFIPGIFHTKEVYFDTAALIITLILVGKLLEDIAKGKASEAVRKLMDLQPTMAKVIRDGNEVELPVEKVQKDDIVIVRSGEKIPVDGIIIEGHASIDEKMVTGESLPVEKDIGSEVIGATINKEGLIKIKATKLGQDSTLAKIIRLVEEAQQSSAPSQRLADRVSAYFVPAVILIAIVSSLLWFLIGSKSFTFVLTIFIAVLIVACPCALGIATPTAIMVGTGKGAENGLLIKGGENLEKARRLTTIVFDKTGTLTKGEPSITDVMALEGFSEEDVLEYAAGIEKGSEHPLGQAIVKGAKERDAKIPDLESFKVIPGHGVMGKINGKDILVGNRKLLREKGVSIDGIENKIIALEKNGKTSMILSIDGKAAGIIAVADTLKEFSIDAIRQLQKMGLEVIMLTGDNKRTADAIAKKIGISRVIAEVLPGEKVNQIKELQNERKIVGMVGDGINDAPALAQADVGIAIGSGSDIAMESGGIVLIKDDLRDVVASIQLSHKTVSKIKQNLFWAFFYNIALIPVGAGILYPFFGILLNPIFAAAAMALSSISVVTNSLLLRRFQPKI
- a CDS encoding AsnC family transcriptional regulator; this encodes MPLKLDSVDVAILRALSEDGRKSLRQLAKIVNVTTPTVHARLKRMMRTGLISRIAPIYNVDKLDKGVGALIWLKIEASIVAHVTSEFKNLEEVKGIFFTTGEGNLLLKIFVTSYDKIKPITDRITSIKGVHLLSTQMITKTLKDEQGIIIEPDIGILLKCDYCNSSIKGQPSTLKTLVGDRFFCCNTCLTVYKEKYRSRM
- a CDS encoding rhodanese-like domain-containing protein, whose product is MSLDKVKVLLIIFSLCFMISIEADFRNIIFVHADSDAENDNIEEVRIVDRDALKKKIDKNEDFVLFDARILKSYEKEHIIGAISLPVNEAKDRAEIIIPDKNKEIIVYCSSKYCSTSAFLAEILVDLGYTNVANYEGGMRDWIEAGYPTEKNEVTPTTAPTITEPPEEAPTTTKAVATQIPTGQLNIIGAIIIFLIILSVALIIRRGKRRMLFGEAY
- a CDS encoding FTR1 family protein — encoded protein: MLGQFLIILREGFEAAFIISIILAYLARTRRHNLSKYVWYGVGIAIIVSLIIGSLAWLVYGSLSKQTQTLFEGVAAWLAVAVLSYMIFWMATKRKLIRAEIQKRVEVVATHKTILGLIFLAFVLVFREGVESVLFLLPFLVNEPIATLVGSFLGALLALILAYIIFITGMRINIQRFFYFTSILLVLLAGGLAGYGVHELIEYSELSGMELSWIGESAYALDISSESLFHHKGIVGSIFAVMFGYTVSAEWARVIIHLMYIAIALPIVLIIYRNK